From the genome of Solanum pennellii chromosome 6, SPENNV200:
GAGATGCAGAAACATAATTCATGCATCGAAAACGGAGTTTAAATTTGGAAATTAAACAACGTTATAGAATAGAATTCTCCAATCCTTTTATTGAGGCatgtattataaaaaaaaatgatgccACTCATCAATGATGGCCAAAAATTACATATAACAAAGTTGTTTTCGTGTTGATAAACTATAagcatatataataataacagtGTCAATGTTCTATAGTCAATCTATCTAAAAACAANATCtaaaaaaagttgagttttcgtCTTCAGAATCTGCATCAGTGTTCTATAACCAAATGACGAATGTGTGGCTGTGTCCTGAATGCTCTCTTTTGGTTAGGCCTTTGTAAACTGGACATGTAACCATGTtgcctcttcctcttctttggAGGCAGGACATTGTCAGCTGATTTCATAAAAGAGTGATTCAATAGCAGTCCTGCAGTCCAACGCGATTTTGGATTCTTGATCAGACAATATCTCAAGAAATCTTTTGCCTCTGTAGACAGTTTCTGATTCTCCAAATTTGGTTCCTCGTACTTAATTCGGTGCCATACATCATCAGACTTTGGATCTGAATTGGATGATTCCCATAGTGGTGTTCCAGTGATCAACTCGTAAACAGTACATCCAAGTGCCCAAATATCAGCTTCTGGACCATACTCCTGCTTAAGTAGAGATTCAGGTGCCATGTACCTTTGAGTACCTCTCATCCCCTGTTTCTGCGTGCAGCTCTGTTCCAAAGTTAACGAAAGCCCGAAATCAGCAATCTTTGCCACCTCCTCCGTATCATCAGTAGAAGTAAGAAGAATGTTGTGTGGCTTTATATCACAATGAATGATCCCTTTTCGATGAATGAAGCTTAGCCCTAAAAGAACATTCTTGGTGTGTTTTTGTACTTGTAACTCAGGCAACCCTAGTTGATCATTATTGAGAAGACGATCAGCAAGACTCCCCGCAGAGGCATACTCTAAGAGCAAGTTGTAAAGAAGTATATCATCTTCTTGAGTGACTTTAACTCCGAAAGATCGAATGACATGAGGAGAGTGTTGACACATTCTCAAAAACTCAGTTTCATCTTCAAGAGACTGAGAATGGCTCAACCTACAAGACTTGACAGCAATAAGTGATGGGATGAGAGGAGAATTATGAGTCGTAGAAGCTAATGAAACAAAGCCAAATCTTCCCTGCCCTAATGTTCTACCCCTCTTCCACATAATCtcagattcttgattttccGCCATTGAAGAACAATTTCAGactctgttttttttcttttcttgttggAATAATGTGACCGTGTTTTTGTAAGTGTAATTATATAGGACATTAgtttcctaaaaaaaatttttgttttacttttaatatacGGAAATTTATTTACAgctcaataaaatttaaatagttaCCATAAAATAAGAAGCAGTTAAATTAGTTGTGATtaattaaagggaaaagggtctgatatacccctcaactttgtcatttggagctgatatacccctcgttataaaactggctcatatatgcccttaccgttatacaaacggctcacatatatccctgccgttacaaaatggctcacatatacccttcatttaacggaagttaaaagattagttttaaatttatatttattacttctaattttttaaaaaaatttatttaggggtatatatgatttttctatcaaagttcaaggtatattttaatgtttttcatacataaattattttttgacttcttttattataattatttgagtttcttattcttattttgtttttttctttcattccttagtttaaagaaaaaaaaattaaactatttttttgtgtgtattgtaatttaatttcgtattcgaagaaaaaatttggtcatctacaataacttttacaagaatattagtgaaacataaataaatttgattatcaaaataataattataaattagtcattgaaacaaaaaaaaagtcaaaaaaaatatgtttgacgaggattaaatttattcatatggaattatattttttagaaaaaaataataaaaatttagattaaaattaattttttttcattttcgttagagaaaaagggtatatgtgagccatttgtttacaagtaggggtatatatgagccactttcataataaggggtatatcagctctaaatgacaaagttgaggggtatatcagactctTTTCCCTTAATTAAAAGGGTTGATAACTTGAATGATAAGTCATTCACTAAATTTGAATAACGAATCATTCACTTATATAATAAAACTACTTAACATGTTCGCGCTTCGCGCGattctaataattatttttaaaatattttttttttataaattagcatgtactaaaaaagaagaaatataataaatatttagtaaaagttgtaaaatatttataatagttGTTTCAATTTATAAGATATTATGTTTGTATTCTTTTGTTAGAGTGAAAAgaacatgttttatatattgaaaaaaaaatgctaACTTAATTTTTCTGCTTAATTTTCTATTTGTCGTGAATCATCAAATGAAAACGTAAATAATTTGTccttctcatttttttaaagtatggatgcttatttttatataaggaACTATTGAACTTAGACCTTTTTAAATATAGTTCTtcaatatgatttatttaacaaaaaacCATACTTGTTAGGTatataatcttttataaaattctttattttaaaaaaaaattgtgcacgttaaaatatgaaaattaacaaatatgTCAATAGTAATACAAAGGAAAGAATGACTAActattttaatcaaataatatataaatataaattgaagagc
Proteins encoded in this window:
- the LOC107022898 gene encoding mitogen-activated protein kinase kinase kinase 17-like, with protein sequence MAENQESEIMWKRGRTLGQGRFGFVSLASTTHNSPLIPSLIAVKSCRLSHSQSLEDETEFLRMCQHSPHVIRSFGVKVTQEDDILLYNLLLEYASAGSLADRLLNNDQLGLPELQVQKHTKNVLLGLSFIHRKGIIHCDIKPHNILLTSTDDTEEVAKIADFGLSLTLEQSCTQKQGMRGTQRYMAPESLLKQEYGPEADIWALGCTVYELITGTPLWESSNSDPKSDDVWHRIKYEEPNLENQKLSTEAKDFLRYCLIKNPKSRWTAGLLLNHSFMKSADNVLPPKKRKRQHGYMSSLQRPNQKRAFRTQPHIRHLVIEH